Proteins from a genomic interval of Oceanispirochaeta crateris:
- a CDS encoding transporter substrate-binding domain-containing protein, whose protein sequence is MLRKNILLILLAMILSTASVFANGGTEEMSELSRLEEIQESGKLVLATGNYIPFEFLDEETNEMVGYDIDLMRLMADKLGVELEVVDMDFTSLIPSLQAGKADVVCAAMYIKPAREEVVDFATPYMETGMVLVVPSDNETIKSTDDLTGLRVGAKMGATSEAVLQDLLDEGADFEIVSYNETVDYMLDLQTGRIDAAVNDLLNQLEFNKTIDGLKIVGEPFTSAKLGIAVKEGDAELLAFINKNLEEFSADGTMDEIYDRWIIGN, encoded by the coding sequence ATGTTACGAAAGAATATTTTACTAATCCTGCTGGCTATGATCCTGTCTACAGCAAGTGTATTTGCCAATGGTGGCACAGAAGAAATGTCAGAACTAAGCAGACTTGAAGAGATTCAGGAAAGCGGTAAGCTTGTACTTGCCACAGGAAACTACATTCCATTTGAATTTTTAGATGAAGAAACCAATGAAATGGTTGGTTATGACATCGATCTTATGCGCCTTATGGCTGATAAACTCGGTGTGGAACTTGAAGTGGTAGATATGGATTTCACCTCCCTGATTCCATCTCTGCAAGCAGGTAAAGCCGATGTTGTTTGTGCAGCGATGTACATCAAACCAGCTCGTGAAGAAGTTGTCGATTTTGCAACACCCTATATGGAAACTGGAATGGTACTGGTCGTTCCCTCAGACAATGAGACCATAAAATCTACAGACGATCTCACAGGATTGAGAGTCGGAGCCAAAATGGGCGCAACATCAGAAGCCGTACTTCAGGATTTATTGGATGAAGGTGCTGACTTCGAGATTGTAAGCTATAACGAAACAGTCGATTACATGCTGGACCTACAGACTGGACGTATCGACGCGGCAGTCAATGACCTGCTCAACCAGCTTGAATTCAATAAGACTATTGATGGACTCAAGATCGTTGGAGAACCCTTTACATCCGCTAAATTGGGAATTGCCGTCAAGGAAGGAGATGCAGAACTTTTGGCTTTTATCAATAAAAACCTGGAAGAATTCTCTGCAGATGGAACCATGGACGAGATTTACGACCGTTGGATTATTGGAAATTAA
- a CDS encoding FecCD family ABC transporter permease: MGEKKPVWVKNILLILLLVVLVFGSLLLGRYPKPGFIGLDEAIRNPIAWNIILNLRLPRIIAAVILGSTLALTGLVFQTILGNPLVEPGILGVSQGAAFGAGLMIVLNVKSPLALPFSAALFSLLALGLAWSLAKAIRFGGWIIRLILSGIIVSAVFSSGLGILKYLADPRSQLQEITFWMMGGLSGIGWTELKYLIPFTVPVLILIFILRWRLNLLSMGDRTAHSLGISPILEKNIFLFMAVLATAAVVSYCGIIGWIGLIIPHIARRVAGSDTAKSVPTALITGGIFALISDDTARTISTGEIPLGILTSLAGALIFTLLMVFSPLRRHL; encoded by the coding sequence GTGGGGGAAAAAAAGCCTGTATGGGTAAAAAATATCCTCCTCATACTGCTCCTGGTGGTTCTGGTCTTCGGATCGCTGCTTCTGGGACGCTATCCAAAGCCGGGGTTCATAGGATTGGATGAGGCTATCAGGAATCCTATTGCCTGGAATATTATCCTAAACCTGAGGCTTCCCCGCATTATAGCAGCTGTAATTCTCGGCAGCACACTGGCATTGACAGGCTTGGTCTTTCAAACAATTCTTGGCAACCCTCTTGTGGAACCGGGGATTCTGGGCGTGTCTCAAGGGGCGGCCTTTGGGGCAGGACTAATGATTGTCCTCAATGTAAAAAGTCCTCTGGCCCTTCCCTTCTCGGCAGCTCTATTCTCTTTGCTGGCTTTGGGATTGGCTTGGTCTCTGGCCAAAGCCATCCGCTTTGGCGGATGGATCATTCGCCTCATTTTATCAGGAATTATAGTATCAGCGGTGTTCTCATCGGGCCTGGGTATTTTAAAATATCTGGCAGACCCCAGAAGCCAACTACAGGAGATAACCTTCTGGATGATGGGTGGACTCTCGGGGATTGGTTGGACTGAATTAAAATATTTGATTCCCTTTACTGTCCCGGTCCTTATTCTAATTTTCATATTAAGATGGCGGCTGAATCTTCTTTCCATGGGAGACAGAACAGCTCACTCTCTGGGTATATCTCCGATCCTGGAAAAAAACATTTTCCTCTTTATGGCTGTACTGGCAACGGCGGCAGTAGTCTCGTACTGTGGAATCATTGGTTGGATCGGTTTGATCATTCCTCATATAGCCAGAAGAGTCGCCGGCAGCGACACGGCAAAATCCGTTCCGACAGCTCTTATTACTGGCGGTATTTTCGCCCTAATCAGCGATGATACAGCCAGGACCATCAGCACGGGAGAGATTCCCTTGGGAATTCTGACCTCACTAGCGGGAGCCCTGATCTTCACTCTCCTCATGGTTTTTTCACCTCTCAGGAGACATTTATGA
- the putP gene encoding sodium/proline symporter PutP — MTILYVQFALYLILMLGIGYYYMKRTGSNEDYLIGGRTIGPFTSAISAGASDMSSWLLLGLPGAVFASGLIEGVWISLGLAIGAYFNWLIVAGRLRAMSENMEALTLPSFISNRFDDKSGILKIVSTLVILFFFTLYVASGLKGGTLLFAHTFGATEQMGLIITTLVVVSYTFLGGYMAVCWTDLIQGLLMLAALIFCALLGFFAINGSGVEISSINPDAFKFSTGWITAISLMAWGFGYFGQPHILTRFIGIKDIQSVKSARRIGISWMVVSLIMAISIGLIGIGYNAIHPLEGVGGPDGNSERVFLALTSALFHPIFGGLVLAAVLAAVMSTADSQLLVLTSSLTEDVPFIQKKDEKSKALISRLGVVGFAVLAFIISSRDSGNILNMVGYAWGGFGAAFGPLVILALSWRAMTGKGALAGMIVGSVTIFVVKNYISIEGEYFYELLPGFILAFAAIVVVSLLTKKPSEETLKKFDDANAAVKAL; from the coding sequence ATGACGATTCTTTATGTGCAGTTTGCACTCTATCTTATTCTGATGCTGGGCATCGGATACTACTACATGAAAAGGACTGGCAGTAATGAAGATTATCTGATTGGCGGAAGAACCATTGGCCCTTTTACATCTGCCATTTCTGCGGGTGCTTCAGATATGTCAAGCTGGCTTCTTTTGGGACTTCCTGGAGCCGTATTTGCCAGCGGCCTTATTGAGGGTGTATGGATATCTCTTGGACTCGCTATTGGTGCTTATTTTAATTGGCTTATTGTAGCTGGACGTCTGAGAGCTATGTCAGAAAATATGGAAGCACTCACCCTGCCTAGCTTCATATCCAATCGATTTGATGATAAATCCGGGATTTTAAAAATTGTTTCAACTCTTGTGATTCTCTTTTTCTTTACACTCTATGTTGCTTCGGGGTTAAAGGGAGGAACTCTTCTTTTTGCACATACCTTCGGTGCAACTGAGCAGATGGGTCTTATTATCACAACTCTGGTTGTCGTATCATATACCTTTCTGGGAGGCTATATGGCTGTATGCTGGACAGATCTAATCCAGGGTCTTTTGATGCTGGCCGCCCTCATATTCTGTGCGCTTCTCGGCTTTTTTGCTATCAACGGTTCGGGTGTTGAAATTAGTTCAATCAATCCTGATGCATTTAAATTTTCCACCGGGTGGATCACAGCCATTTCATTGATGGCCTGGGGATTCGGATACTTTGGTCAGCCCCACATCCTTACAAGATTTATCGGAATCAAGGATATTCAGTCCGTGAAAAGCGCCCGGAGAATTGGTATTAGCTGGATGGTAGTGTCCCTCATTATGGCCATTTCAATCGGTCTGATCGGAATTGGTTACAATGCAATACATCCCCTGGAAGGTGTCGGTGGTCCCGACGGGAACAGTGAAAGAGTCTTCCTGGCCTTGACGTCTGCCCTTTTTCATCCGATTTTTGGAGGACTGGTACTGGCAGCCGTCCTGGCTGCGGTGATGTCTACCGCCGACTCTCAGCTTCTTGTGCTCACATCTTCCCTCACCGAAGATGTCCCCTTTATTCAGAAAAAAGATGAAAAAAGTAAGGCACTCATAAGCCGTCTTGGTGTTGTTGGATTTGCGGTGTTGGCTTTTATTATTTCATCTAGAGATTCTGGGAATATTCTCAACATGGTGGGGTATGCCTGGGGTGGATTCGGAGCAGCCTTCGGCCCCCTTGTAATACTGGCCCTTAGCTGGAGAGCCATGACAGGAAAAGGGGCTCTGGCAGGAATGATCGTAGGTTCTGTAACAATTTTTGTTGTTAAAAACTACATATCCATCGAAGGTGAATATTTTTATGAACTTCTCCCCGGGTTTATCCTGGCATTCGCAGCTATTGTAGTTGTAAGCCTTTTAACTAAAAAACCATCGGAAGAGACCTTAAAAAAATTCGATGATGCCAATGCAGCAGTAAAGGCATTGTAA
- a CDS encoding methyl-accepting chemotaxis protein, whose amino-acid sequence MIHSITDQITSSIESICHDLILEGYEKELGSVTETAAGILSALNDVDSLTEEEKKDLSVKIMDPVRFDGDGYFYAYEKGSGINFIHGQTPSNEGKNLWDLQSPDGSQYIIRELDKNASAGEMFLKFYWSKPGEDPQTMFPKLGTSKMVNNTNLWIGTGAYIDDVDSSLAVISTKLETIFIDVRNKFIILFLGAFLVLITFIFIRITRSLHPISLLATFMDKTKGMDFSIGFKSNQKALFLDQTHILANSFNQIIDRISFFMNQLKQRIRTINLKSENLENEIAQNLRDMKEMNNSFSTMRELYSQQEEYRMLSEDSVLSMNENISELDISLNNQMTAMNSSTSAIEEMAAGISSINQLTVRSEETISAMEQSSEQGIESLSTVSSLISEILSESGKLLEANELISNISSQTNLLSMNAAIEAAHAGEAGKGFSVVAEEIRKLAELSADQSLIVQKNIQSITGTIEEASKAAGQTDTGFHDVRQNIKNVAQVFSQIGSSAKELNEGSLLILKSLETIQEVSNQVKSFAAEILELKDSISEAVHKQKTAGTATAESVSSIEKKIEELGESLTRIENISKENYSEILEISQNASEFKTKEVL is encoded by the coding sequence ATGATTCATAGTATTACAGATCAGATTACATCTTCGATCGAATCAATTTGTCATGATTTAATCCTCGAAGGCTACGAGAAAGAACTAGGCAGTGTCACTGAAACAGCTGCAGGGATTCTCTCTGCATTAAATGATGTTGACTCTTTAACAGAGGAAGAAAAAAAAGATTTGTCTGTTAAGATCATGGACCCTGTCCGCTTTGATGGTGATGGATACTTCTATGCCTATGAAAAAGGATCCGGTATAAATTTCATCCATGGTCAGACTCCTTCAAATGAAGGAAAAAACCTCTGGGATTTACAGTCCCCCGACGGATCGCAATATATAATCAGAGAGCTGGATAAGAATGCCTCTGCTGGAGAAATGTTTCTCAAATTTTATTGGTCGAAACCGGGAGAAGACCCACAGACCATGTTTCCAAAACTGGGTACATCAAAAATGGTCAACAACACAAATCTGTGGATTGGAACCGGAGCCTACATAGACGATGTTGACAGCTCTCTGGCTGTGATAAGTACTAAATTGGAAACCATATTCATTGATGTTAGAAATAAGTTTATAATCCTCTTTCTCGGTGCGTTCTTAGTATTAATAACATTCATATTTATACGCATCACCAGATCGCTTCACCCCATCAGCCTATTGGCGACTTTTATGGATAAAACAAAGGGTATGGATTTTAGTATTGGATTTAAGTCAAATCAAAAGGCATTATTTCTGGATCAGACTCATATCCTAGCGAACAGTTTTAACCAGATAATTGATAGGATTTCTTTCTTTATGAATCAGTTAAAGCAGAGAATCCGCACCATAAATCTGAAGAGCGAGAATCTCGAAAATGAAATTGCACAGAACCTCCGGGATATGAAAGAAATGAACAATTCGTTCTCGACAATGAGGGAGCTGTACAGTCAGCAGGAAGAATACAGAATGCTATCAGAAGATTCAGTACTGAGCATGAATGAGAATATTTCCGAACTGGATATATCACTCAACAACCAAATGACGGCCATGAACAGCTCTACTTCGGCAATAGAAGAGATGGCAGCAGGAATTTCATCCATTAATCAGCTAACAGTGCGATCTGAAGAAACGATAAGTGCCATGGAACAATCTTCAGAACAGGGAATAGAATCATTATCAACGGTCTCATCCCTTATTAGTGAGATCCTTTCAGAATCTGGCAAACTCCTTGAAGCCAATGAGCTCATTTCCAATATTTCTAGCCAGACCAATCTTCTTTCAATGAATGCAGCCATAGAAGCAGCCCATGCAGGAGAGGCTGGAAAAGGGTTTTCAGTGGTAGCTGAGGAGATACGGAAGCTGGCCGAACTTTCAGCGGATCAATCCCTGATTGTCCAAAAGAATATACAAAGTATCACCGGAACCATAGAAGAAGCCTCAAAAGCAGCAGGGCAAACAGACACAGGATTTCATGATGTAAGACAGAATATCAAAAATGTTGCACAGGTCTTTTCTCAGATAGGCAGTTCTGCCAAAGAACTGAATGAAGGGAGCTTACTTATATTAAAAAGCCTTGAAACAATTCAGGAAGTGTCTAATCAGGTGAAAAGCTTTGCTGCTGAAATACTGGAGCTTAAGGATTCCATCTCCGAGGCAGTTCACAAGCAGAAAACAGCCGGGACTGCAACAGCCGAATCGGTCTCATCCATTGAAAAGAAAATTGAAGAGCTGGGAGAAAGCCTGACGCGAATTGAAAACATTAGCAAAGAAAATTATTCTGAAATCTTAGAAATATCTCAAAATGCCTCTGAATTCAAAACCAAAGAGGTCCTCTGA
- a CDS encoding amino acid ABC transporter permease, whose translation MNLDYSVVINKIPNLLNGCLVTLEISLASLLIGMLIGIVLALFRLSSIKLFRAFSMAYIWVVRGTPLLVQLFILYFGLPQLGIEMSSMTAGILGIGLNTAAYISEIIRSGIIAIDTGQMEAAESLGMSYPKAMIRIIAPQVIRIIVPSLLNQFIITLKNSSIASLVTITELMRAGNQIIYSTFRSFEVYTVVALLYLIMCSALMVLSKYVEKKLETEK comes from the coding sequence ATGAATCTTGACTATTCGGTCGTAATAAATAAAATACCCAATTTGCTAAATGGATGCTTAGTGACTCTAGAAATATCTTTAGCATCCCTGCTGATTGGAATGTTGATTGGAATCGTGCTTGCACTATTTCGGCTTTCGTCCATAAAGCTGTTCCGGGCATTTAGCATGGCCTATATATGGGTCGTACGTGGAACCCCCCTGCTTGTTCAACTCTTCATTCTTTATTTTGGTTTACCTCAATTAGGAATTGAAATGTCGAGCATGACAGCGGGTATACTCGGGATAGGGCTCAATACAGCGGCCTATATTTCTGAGATTATCCGTTCAGGCATTATCGCCATAGATACAGGACAGATGGAAGCAGCCGAGAGTCTGGGTATGAGCTATCCTAAAGCGATGATTCGCATCATAGCTCCCCAGGTCATCAGGATTATTGTACCATCACTCCTCAATCAGTTCATCATCACCCTCAAAAATTCATCCATAGCCTCTCTGGTGACGATTACTGAATTGATGCGGGCGGGTAACCAGATTATCTACTCAACTTTTAGGAGTTTTGAAGTCTATACAGTGGTAGCCCTCCTCTATTTGATAATGTGCTCCGCGCTTATGGTGCTTTCGAAATATGTAGAAAAAAAATTGGAAACAGAGAAATAA
- a CDS encoding nucleoside-triphosphatase: MKRFILTGDREAGKTTFCRSLYKKARTREMTVAGIITLTSRKDELRALDLFSSETRRLAEFNKSFQVMTNQGNRELSTRQWIFDPSAITWGNSQIMKTPKCNLFILDEAGILEFEREQGWTAGLSRIDLQKDDCSIVVVRPELISQALERWIDSEVLMIDKDRNPHHEEALMMRILANRY; encoded by the coding sequence ATGAAAAGATTTATCCTCACAGGAGACAGAGAAGCCGGAAAGACCACGTTCTGTCGCAGCTTATACAAGAAAGCCAGGACAAGAGAGATGACCGTCGCGGGCATCATCACCCTGACGAGCAGGAAAGACGAGCTTAGAGCCCTGGACCTGTTCTCAAGTGAAACCCGCCGGCTTGCAGAGTTTAACAAGTCGTTTCAGGTCATGACTAATCAAGGAAACAGAGAACTTAGCACAAGACAGTGGATTTTTGACCCTTCTGCCATAACATGGGGCAATTCGCAGATCATGAAAACACCAAAGTGCAACCTATTTATACTCGATGAAGCAGGGATACTTGAGTTTGAAAGAGAGCAAGGCTGGACAGCGGGGTTGTCCAGAATAGACTTACAGAAAGATGACTGCAGCATAGTAGTGGTACGTCCGGAACTGATCAGTCAGGCTTTAGAACGATGGATAGATTCAGAAGTCCTGATGATTGATAAAGATAGGAATCCTCACCATGAAGAGGCACTCATGATGAGGATTCTGGCAAACAGATATTAA
- a CDS encoding methyl-accepting chemotaxis protein has product MIFKNRKTKSTLIIGFLAVEMVFLAGLVPVILLLRESKTLTNEIYAKTYKSTEISKELKISVIQVQQWLTDISATRGAPGFDDGFDEAEKYAALFEEQLNELMILMPEIQEEIRIIRINFDDYYSIGKLMAETYINKGTNAGNIYMEKFDPYAENINEEIQKLNDVMARNMETALKKANTNVTTSLNLLIIAFLISLLAGLVIAFIITRSVVVPIKNIVKHAKEMAQGDFTSSMAEKLRKRTDEFGDLSREFDSLSDNTRLLVQSIKEQTGTLTSLGLDLSSNMTETAASINQISANIKSIKNQTINQSASVEESSSAMEQITRNIQQLDSHIEQQASNVSQSSSAIEEMLSNIQSVTQNLIRNTENMEELTKASSSGRTNLTVISADIRAVTKESEGLLEISSMIQSIASQTNLLSMNAAIEAAHAGDSGKGFAVVADEIRKLAESSGSQSKTISISLKKIKEAMDRISTSTEAVLIQFEDMDSKIKIVTQLGQEIQNAMDEQSSGSREIFEAIGLLNEITSQVKSGSGEMLKSSQQVIHESKTLNSITQEIANSMNEMSSGSEQIAIAVNSVNDISRSTKEAIETLGGEVDKFTI; this is encoded by the coding sequence ATGATTTTTAAAAATAGAAAAACAAAGTCAACACTCATCATAGGATTCCTCGCAGTAGAAATGGTATTTCTTGCGGGACTCGTTCCAGTAATTCTTTTACTGAGGGAATCGAAAACCCTGACTAACGAAATCTACGCCAAAACGTACAAAAGTACAGAGATTTCCAAAGAACTCAAGATCAGTGTTATTCAAGTACAGCAATGGCTTACAGACATCAGTGCAACCCGCGGAGCCCCTGGTTTTGATGACGGTTTTGATGAAGCTGAAAAATACGCAGCCCTATTCGAAGAACAACTCAATGAACTTATGATTTTAATGCCGGAGATTCAGGAAGAAATAAGAATAATCAGAATAAATTTTGATGACTACTATTCCATTGGCAAACTAATGGCGGAAACCTATATAAACAAAGGGACCAATGCTGGAAACATTTACATGGAAAAGTTTGATCCCTACGCAGAAAATATCAATGAAGAAATACAGAAATTGAATGATGTCATGGCAAGGAATATGGAAACTGCCCTGAAAAAAGCAAACACAAATGTAACAACCTCTCTCAATTTATTAATCATAGCCTTCTTGATTTCATTACTGGCTGGATTGGTAATTGCATTCATCATAACGAGAAGTGTCGTAGTACCGATAAAGAACATTGTCAAACATGCAAAAGAAATGGCCCAAGGTGACTTTACAAGCTCCATGGCTGAAAAACTGCGGAAAAGAACCGATGAGTTCGGCGATCTCTCCCGGGAATTTGATTCACTTTCTGACAACACCCGCCTTCTGGTTCAATCCATAAAAGAACAAACAGGGACGCTCACATCTCTTGGATTGGATTTATCATCGAATATGACAGAGACCGCTGCCTCCATAAATCAGATAAGCGCCAATATTAAGAGTATCAAAAATCAGACAATCAATCAGTCTGCCAGTGTAGAAGAATCAAGCTCAGCCATGGAACAGATTACTCGAAATATTCAACAGCTTGATTCTCATATTGAGCAACAAGCTTCCAATGTAAGCCAATCATCCTCTGCTATTGAGGAAATGTTATCAAATATTCAGTCGGTCACGCAAAACCTGATAAGAAATACAGAGAATATGGAAGAACTCACCAAAGCATCTTCCTCTGGGAGAACTAATCTAACAGTCATTTCTGCCGATATCCGGGCAGTGACAAAAGAGTCTGAAGGCCTACTGGAAATAAGCTCAATGATACAAAGTATCGCCAGCCAGACGAATCTCCTATCCATGAATGCTGCGATCGAAGCCGCCCATGCAGGGGATTCAGGGAAAGGATTTGCTGTTGTTGCAGATGAAATTCGGAAACTGGCTGAATCCTCCGGCAGTCAATCAAAAACTATTTCCATTTCTCTGAAAAAAATCAAAGAAGCCATGGATAGAATATCTACTTCTACCGAGGCAGTTTTAATTCAATTTGAAGATATGGATTCAAAAATAAAGATCGTGACTCAACTAGGACAGGAAATCCAAAATGCTATGGATGAACAAAGCAGCGGCAGTAGAGAGATTTTTGAGGCTATCGGGCTACTGAATGAGATAACAAGCCAAGTGAAATCTGGTTCAGGTGAAATGCTCAAGAGCAGCCAACAGGTCATCCATGAAAGCAAGACCCTCAACTCCATAACTCAGGAGATCGCAAACAGTATGAATGAGATGTCATCAGGTTCTGAACAGATTGCTATTGCCGTGAATAGCGTCAATGATATCAGCCGGAGCACAAAGGAAGCCATAGAGACCTTAGGAGGCGAGGTGGATAAGTTTACAATTTAG
- a CDS encoding ABC transporter ATP-binding protein, translated as MKKIIEFRNVRFHWHSKNPPLFPSLNMQVPEGRATALLGPNGAGKTTIMDLALGWRSPQSGEVLLQNHPIMRWNSKNRGQFMALVPQDEVVQFDYSVLEYILLGRVPYLPPLGTPGAKDEAIARDALSEAGIDHLVDRKVSRLSGGEKQLVLLARALTQQPELLLLDEPASHLDLQNREKILKILRTLKEKGISLFFTSHDPELVLRLADHAILLKNGSVIHSGPSEKILNEKNLTSLYNVPVKIRTIDKRTVLIWGQSPQRPE; from the coding sequence ATGAAAAAGATCATAGAATTCAGGAATGTCAGATTTCATTGGCATTCTAAAAACCCACCTCTTTTTCCCTCATTGAACATGCAGGTCCCCGAAGGCAGGGCCACAGCTTTGTTGGGCCCCAACGGAGCTGGAAAGACAACCATTATGGACCTCGCTCTCGGTTGGCGTTCTCCTCAAAGTGGTGAGGTTCTGCTTCAGAATCATCCAATTATGCGTTGGAATTCCAAAAATAGAGGACAATTTATGGCCCTGGTTCCTCAAGACGAAGTCGTTCAATTTGATTATTCAGTTCTTGAATACATTCTATTGGGTCGGGTTCCCTATCTCCCCCCCCTGGGGACACCGGGAGCTAAGGATGAAGCAATCGCCAGAGACGCCCTAAGTGAGGCGGGTATTGACCACCTTGTTGATAGAAAAGTATCACGCTTAAGCGGAGGAGAAAAGCAGTTGGTTCTATTGGCCAGAGCTTTGACACAGCAGCCCGAACTCCTACTCCTGGATGAACCGGCATCCCACCTCGACCTTCAAAACAGAGAGAAAATACTCAAAATACTAAGGACCTTAAAAGAAAAAGGAATAAGCCTATTTTTTACGTCCCATGACCCGGAACTCGTACTTAGACTGGCAGATCATGCCATCCTTCTTAAGAATGGTTCGGTGATTCATTCGGGACCTTCTGAAAAGATTTTAAATGAGAAGAACCTGACAAGCCTCTACAATGTTCCTGTAAAAATCAGAACCATTGACAAACGAACCGTTCTGATTTGGGGCCAATCCCCACAAAGACCAGAATGA